The genomic interval TGCGGTGATGACTGAACAGATTTCAACTTATGCGAAACAACAACATTTAACGGTTAATTCTCTGATGCAAGGGGTGTGGGCTTATCTTTTATACTGCTACACCGGTCGTACTGAAGTAATTTATGGAGTTACTGTGTCGGGCCGTCCTGAAGATTTGCCAGGTATCGAAAGAAAAGTGGGCATGTATATCAATACGTTGCCTCTTTATATCAGCGTGGATCTGTCAATGGATATCAATACCTGGTTGCAGAAAATACAACAGGGTCAACTGGAAAGCAGGGAGTATCAATATACTACCCTGAATGATATTCAGCGCCTGACAAATATTAAAGGTGACCTTTTTGATACGTCTATTGTGTTCCAGAACTATCCTGTGAGTGAATCTGATCTGCAAAAAGGCGGAGAACTTGAAGTCAGTGATCTTGTGGTGCATCCGCAGACCAATTATCCGCTCACCATTAACGTGATTACGGGCAGAGAGACTAGCCTGCTGTTTGTTCATAATGATGAATTGCTGGATACACAGGCTGTTGACAGGATGATGGGCCATTTTAAACAAGTGCTGTTGCAGCTGGTGGAAAAAGGAGTGAAGACCTGGAAAGAAGTCGAATTGATGACCGCTCAGGAAGCGGAGCAATTGCTGGTTACTTTTAACAATAAAGTTGTTGCTTATCCAGCTGCACAGACTTTAGTTGGGCTGTTCATCGGGCAGGCAGCTACTACGCCTGATGCTCCGGCAATAGTTTTTGAACAGAACACCTGGTCTTACCGCAAGCTGGATGAAGCATCCGGGAAACTGGCTAATTATCTGCGTAGTAAAGGCGTAAAAACTGATACGCTGGTTCCGGTTTTTCTGGAAAGATCGGCAGAAATGGTAGTTGCTATTTTGGGTGTGATGAAAGCCGGTGGTGCTTATGTGCCGCTGGACACGACTTATCCGGCAGAAAGAATCAGTTATATACTGAGAGATACCAAGGCGTTGATGGTGATTACTACGGCAGATATCAGCAGCCGGATTTATACCATATCGGATATCCCGCTGGTATTGCTTGACCAGGATATTGCAATCATTGACAGGTATCCGGTTGCGATCGCAGCAGGAGAAGTAAAACCAGGGGATCTGGCTTATGTGATTTATACTTCCGGTTCTACCGGACAGCCAAAAGGGGTAATGGTGGAGCATGCAGGAATGCTGAATCACCTGTATGCCAAAGTGAATGACCTGCAGCTGAATGCAGAAAGTGTGGTTGCTTTTACAGCTTCGTATACTTTTGATATCTCCGTGTGGCAGATCTTTTCGGCGCTCTTAAGCGGAGGGCATACCATTATTTATCCTTCACAATTGTTGTTACAACCTGCAGCATTGCTGGACAAAGTAGAAGAAAACGAGGTAACTATTTTAGAATTGGTTCCTTCTTACCTGGCTGCTGTTCTGCGGGAAGAGCTGACCACTAAGCTGGAAAAACTGCAATATCTGCTGGTTACCGGAGAAACGGTTAGCCAGCCATTGCTTGCGCAATGGTTCGGACATCCTGATTTTGGGCGTATCCCGGTAGTGAATGCTTATGGGCCTACAGAGGCTTCGGATGATATCTGTCACTATATAATGCATGAAACTCCTGCGCAGATTAATATTCCGCTGGGTAGTCCGATACAGAATTTGCAGGTTTATGTATTGAATAATGAATTGAATCTTTGTCCGGTTGGCGTGACTGGTGAAATCTGCGTAGCAGGAATCGGGGTTTCCAGAGGGTATTTAAACCGTCCTGATTTGACTGCTGCCAAATTTATTTCCAATCCTTTTCATGCAGCAGGCAAAATGTACCGTACAGGTGATCTTGGCCGCTGGCTGGCTGATGGAAATATCGAATACCTTGGTCGTATGGATGATCAGGTGAAAGTACGCGGATTCCGTATTGAGCTTGGAGAGATTGAAAATGTATTGCAACAATATGAAGAGATCAATCAGGCAGTTGTAGTGGTTAAAGATGATGCAAGCGGAAATAAACGTCTGGTAGCTTATCTGGCCACAAAACCAGCATATGACAAAGATTCAATGCTGAACTGGTTAAAAGGAGTTTTACCGGAATATATGGTGCCTTCATTTTTTATCACACTTGCAGAACTTCCATTAACGCCTAACGGAAAGATAGACAAGAAAGCACTGCCTGATCCGGATACCAATGAATTGCTGACTACTGCATATGTAGCGCCGAATAATCATTTACAGGAAAAACTGGCGGAGATCTGGCAACATATGCTGGGCATCCCAAGAATCGGTATCCATGATAATTTCTTTGAACTTGGTGGCCTTTCACTGCTGGTGATTGGTTTGGTTTCTGTAATTAAAAAGGAAATTGGCGTGAAAGTTCAGGTAAAGGATATTTTCAGTTATCCTACCATAGATCAGCTTGCTGAAGTTATTCATCTGCGCAAAGAAGAGCTCAAAGAAAATACAGCAGCACAGTTTGATGCCCAAAGCTACAGTGATCATATCGTCTTATTGAATGATGGCCCGGTTTCATTCCCTGTATTTATGCTGCCGGGAGCGGCCGGGGTTTGTGAAGTGTACAGTGCTTTAGGACAGGCGCTTAATGAAACCTGTGCCCTTTATGGATTGCAGATGCCCGGAGTATTTGAAGGAGAAACTCCTGAACAAGAGCTGACTATGATTGCTACCCGTAATATTGCATGGATGAAAGAAGTGCAGCCTGCCGGCCCTTACCGTTTTATCGGACACTCATTGGGAGGAATCATGATTCACGAAATGACCAAACAACTGGAAGCCGCTGGAGAACAGGTACAGACAGGAATTATTCTGGATAAAGACACCACTACGGAAAGTTCATTTCATGAAGATGATGATAATGGGGAAACACTTTTCAGACTGGCTATGCTGGTATTTGAATTGGGAAGTATCGTCACTAAACCTTATCCTGAGTGGATCTGGAAATTGAAAGCGGGATTTTCTTTAGCAGACAGAGAAAAAATAATGCCGGTAATTACTTCAATTGTAATGGAGAACCTTGGAAATAACAAGCATTATACCAGTTTTATTTTAAGGATACTGACCCTGGTGATCAGTAATGCTTTTCTGGAATATACAGTGACGGAGCAGATTAATGCGAGCCTTTTAATTGTAAAAGCAGAAGAAACCCTATGGGAGGAAAATAGCGGAAGCCTTGGCTGGGAAGCCTTTGCAACTACAACGCAGGCTATTACTATGCCCGGAGATCACGATTCACTGGTAGGAAATGCTCATGTACAGATATTGGCAGCTGAATTAACGGCATACTTGCAACAATTTAAGGGGTAAGAAAACTATAGCCCGCCGTAAGGCGGGCTATATACTAACAATTTATAAAACAATTTAAATGCAGAATTCTAAATCCGTTAAAGATATTAAGGGTAGTTCTCTTAAATCCTTATTTCGTTTATTCTATTATGTAAAACCATACTGGCTGGAATTCAGCATAGGGCTATTCCTGCTGATGATCGCGAGTGTTTCCGGGCTTGCACTGCCTAAGTTGCTCGGACAATTAATTGATGGTGGCAAACAAGGAATAGATTCAGGAGCGACGACCTATATTGGGTGGCTATTATTCGGCATTCTGATTATCCAGGCTATATTCTCTTTTTTCAGAGTGGTACTGTTTGTAAATGTTACCGAAAAAACATTGGCTGCACTACGTCAAACTGTGTATAGCCATCTCATTAAAATGCCAATGCGTGTTTTTCTTCACAAACGTGTGGGGGAACTGAGCAGCAGGATTTCGGCAGATATTACGCTATTGCAGGAAATTTTTAACAGTACGCTGGCAGAAATGGTCAGACAGCTGGTTATTATCGTTGGTGGTTTGATCTTACTGATGATTACTTCGTTTCAACTGACAGTTTTCATGGTGCTGTTATTACCTGTTATGGTAGTGCTGGCTGAATTATTTGGCCAGTTCATCAATAAATACGCGATGGACGTGCAGGACAAAGTTGCGGCTTCTAATACCATTGTAGAAGAAACATTACAGGGTATTTTTAGTGTAAAAGCCTTTGTAAGTGAGTTTTTTGAGATCAGCCGTTATCGCGGGCAAACCAATGAAATGGCCAGACTGGGGATGAAAGGAGGGAAGTACAGAGGTCTGTTTGACTCTTTTGTTATCGTCGGTATCTTTGGTACGCTGGTCGCTGTGATCTGGCGGGGTGTAACTACAGGGGTGGCTTCAGGAGAACTTATTTCCTTTTTACTTTACTCTGTATATATTGCCAGCTCAATTACTGGCTTAGCAGAAGTTTATACGGCTTTACAGAAAAGTATTGGGGCTACTACCCATCTTTTTGATTTGCTGGAAGAACCCGTAGAATCACTTACAGACTTTAAAACCATAGCGCCTGAAAATCAATTGCATGGACAGATTAATTTCAGCAATATTCATTTTCATTACCCTGCAAGGGAAGATATAAATGTATTACAGGGCGTGTCTTTCGAAGCCTCTTCCAATCAGAAAGTGGCTATTGTAGGTTCAAGCGGTGCAGGTAAAAGTACAATAGTATCTTTATTGCTGAGATTGTATGATCCGGTAAAAGGAGGGGTGTTTTTTGATGGCAGAGATAGTGCGGATATTCCTTTATCAGAACTCAGGGCACAGATCGCTGTAGTGCCGCAAGATGTTTTTCTTTTTGGTGGTACGATTGCAGAAAATATCGGCTATGGTAGAAAAGGGGCTTCTAAAGATGAAATTATTGCAGCAGCAGAAATGGCCAATGCCTGGGAATTTATTCAGCGTTTCCCTCTTGGACTGGAAACCATAGTAGGAGAACGTGGGATACAGCTTTCTGGTGGGCAGCGTCAGCGGATTGCTATTGCACGTGCAGTATTGAAGGCTCCGCGCATTTTGATATTGGATGAAGCGACGTCTGCACTGGATTCAGAATCAGAGCGATTGGTACAGGATGCTTTAGATAAGCTGATGGAAGGACGTACTTCTATCGTTATTGCGCATCGGCTGGCTACTGTAAGACAAGCTGATAAAATTATTGTGCTTCACCAAGGGCAGATTGTGGAGGAGGGAACTCACCTTGAATTGCTTGGTGTTAGCGGAGGATTATATAAAAACCTTAGTGAAATGCAGTTTACAAACTAAGAGTCTATTTCCTCTTTAAAGTGAAAAAGAATGCAGAGCCTTCACCAATTACACTTTCTACCCAGATATTTCCTTCATTTGCATTAATAAACTCTTTACAGATAACCAAACCAAGACTAGTTCCTTTTTCATTATTCGTGCCCATTGTACTTACATTATTTACGCTGAATATGGATTCTAAACGTGAAGGAGCTATTCCGATTCCGCTATCCCTGAATTGACAAATTACCTGATTATCCTGGTAAGCCCTTACTGACATATGGATAGTCCCTCCAACAGGAGTGAATTTTATGGCATTGGACAAAATGTTGCGAACCAGAAAATCAAGATGATCTGCGTCACAAAAAACGAGCAGACCCGGTTCAATATGCTGTTCAATAGATATTGATTTCTGAGCAGCCA from Pedobacter sp. WC2423 carries:
- a CDS encoding ABC transporter ATP-binding protein; amino-acid sequence: MQNSKSVKDIKGSSLKSLFRLFYYVKPYWLEFSIGLFLLMIASVSGLALPKLLGQLIDGGKQGIDSGATTYIGWLLFGILIIQAIFSFFRVVLFVNVTEKTLAALRQTVYSHLIKMPMRVFLHKRVGELSSRISADITLLQEIFNSTLAEMVRQLVIIVGGLILLMITSFQLTVFMVLLLPVMVVLAELFGQFINKYAMDVQDKVAASNTIVEETLQGIFSVKAFVSEFFEISRYRGQTNEMARLGMKGGKYRGLFDSFVIVGIFGTLVAVIWRGVTTGVASGELISFLLYSVYIASSITGLAEVYTALQKSIGATTHLFDLLEEPVESLTDFKTIAPENQLHGQINFSNIHFHYPAREDINVLQGVSFEASSNQKVAIVGSSGAGKSTIVSLLLRLYDPVKGGVFFDGRDSADIPLSELRAQIAVVPQDVFLFGGTIAENIGYGRKGASKDEIIAAAEMANAWEFIQRFPLGLETIVGERGIQLSGGQRQRIAIARAVLKAPRILILDEATSALDSESERLVQDALDKLMEGRTSIVIAHRLATVRQADKIIVLHQGQIVEEGTHLELLGVSGGLYKNLSEMQFTN